AAACTATCCTATCTTTTAAGTTGGACCAATTTATACATAGTAATAAGATTTTAATATCAGTTATTTGACATTATAAATTACTAGATCAATCTCCAAATACAATATAGCTCAACCATATAAagattttccattttaaattgTGAGAATTTAAGTGTTGAAATaccggaaataaaaaattatcgatttgaattatttatatataccaTAATTATGCAATAATCggattcttaattttttattagtttaggTGCTGTTTACGTTGTTCAACATAATCTGGCAACAcggattttttattatattacattttttcatccaattatttagagaaattattagttttttctatgCAAAAATATGCATGAATTTTACTGCGATTGTTACATTTATGTTGTTCGAGTAGATAATACaacttaatgaaatttttaataattacatttaattattggcaaaaataatgttttacaCAAATATTTGTGTAGGTCCAACAGCTAACATCCGAACAATCAATGCGACGGAccttagaaattatttagacaATCACTACAAAGCAAGCAGAATTGTTGTTGCTGGAGCAGGAGGAGTTAGTCACCAGGACCTACTACAACTTGCAGAGGCTAGTTTTGGTTCTTTAAGTATGTATCTACAgattttacaatatattattttccgttaacaataaattgaaattgttatatttcaattaaaattaacaaactatAAGGCACTACAAGTTtcgcaaaataaatttttgtaattactCCAGAACAAGAATAACAAGTATCCCATTGATAAGCTTTACACCAAAGCTAAAGTATTAGATATccatcaaatatattatttacacgTCAATTTAAGACAATATTTAAACAGATATAAATTACAAGACGAACACATGGCTAATATTGAAGATAACAATATAAAGCGGTAAGTCCTATAATCTTTTTGGTTTCTTCAGCTATTctaaatgttattatttacaattttaggATTATTGAAAGCATAGAAGTTTGAGTAAAATGCCAATAATAATCAAGCAACAAACCACCACCAAGAGAACTCTTTTCGATGTACCTACCTACCTTCTGAAGAGCCTTTAAGCCTTTCAAAAGATGTATTTGTGGTAGCCAACTAAAATCCTTATAAATTTCTTATGCAAATGATGTAATAATATTTCCACTAGAACACaccaaaaatgaaaataaggaCGTGGATAccatattatttgataatagcTCCTCGACGGTTGAGACTAAAAATGTGcaagaaaacataaaaagttCACAAGAAGAATCTGACTCAACGAGCACAAAGCTCTCAGTATAAATAACAGAATATGTCAGAAAGACACctaccaaaaaaagaaaaaaaaaatcgtcagaATAGGAAATATAATGTTAGAAAGAACAAAGACAACATAGAGAAAAGTACACCAACATTAAAGGAaaggtaatgaaaaaaatagaagtcAAAAGTGAAACGTGTAGACCCTGTTGTAGTATTAAATGCTTTGAGAGACTTATCGAAGAAGATAGAAGAACTATTCACAatcaattttggaaattggaaaGATGAACCGGTTTGAAAGCGTACTAAGAAAGAAAAAAGCAGgaaacaaaatgttttaatacACGTCACTCTTACAGAAAAATTAGATGAAGTACGAAATCACATCAAATCGTTCCCAACTATGGATTCTCACAATTGTCTTGCTAATTCcaaaaaaacctaacctaaccaaacacaATAATCCTGTTACTCATGCTATTTACAGTAAAGTATTCAATAATGAATTCAATTTCGTCTTTTCACCAGAAGAAAGATATTTGTGACAAATGCTAAGCCCTTCTGCAGACCAACAGATTCAACATAATGAACATTGCATATGGCATGAATTCCTAACAGGGCGGGATTCTAATGCAATTTCAAGTGTAGTAgtacatattttggaggtatTGACTTAAGATTTGGCAAATCAGAAAGAAGTTATTTTGTGGTCAAACAGTTGTGTcgcacaaaataaaaataacattaggAGTTTAGTTCAAATGCATTGCATTTGAAATACGGATAGCAATCTAGAACATATAGAGCAAAAGTTTTCTGAGCCAGGACATTGTAATCTGCAAGATGTTGATGCTATCAATTCAGTGATCGAGAGAAATATAAAGAACATTGATATGTATTAATAGTTCTCTAGGacttattagaataaaaatgaacattCGTTCTAAGAAAagtattagaaataaaaaatgaaaaatccaaCAAATAATGTATGatacattattgaaaataatgtttaaaatcAGATTCTCTCAGGATGTTACAGACAAACAACTCCTTAGTCATCAAAACGGGGAAAGGACAATACAAGTGACACCAGTTTAGAACAAAACAGGACAGTAATTCAGGTGCCTATgttgaaaaaagagaaaacaatttcAGTAAGAAAACTTAAGGATGTAAGCGACATGTTGAAAGTGTATGGAACTGCTAAAAGTTTTACAATACCATAATAGacagtttgaaaattaaaaaagttatattgtCTGCATGTTTTATTTCACAGTCCACTCCTGCAATATTGCTGAAGTGGATATTGAACAAACCAATGTTAAGGTGATGATATGTTACAGtttatgatttttccattaatGTATATTTGTGTTTATGCATTTTTGATCAAATGAGGTGAATATCAATCCAATAAAAAGCCTTCACATTAAATTGGCAATTTTGGACATTTGTGATAAGTGTActtaacaaaattcaaatacCCAAAGTTTTAATTTAGTGCTTAGGTATCGAGGTTGTGATATTTATTGTTGATAGAATAAGATATTTAgccataatattttatttttatgtttgttttttattcatatgtATTTAATAAGTAATCAATTATTGCATATTATACAATCAGTTACATTTGAAcattgtgaataaaatattaaaggaaCTTATCCAAAATGTTatctcaaattttatattttgagtcTATTTTATCGAACTGAAAACGAAGACGAAGAAGATTTCATATCGTAAAAGCCATTTCgaacttcaaatattttctatctttTGCTTTTTGTTTAGCTTCATTCCATTTGTACTATTTCCCTTATTAACTTTTTATCCTCTTTCTATCTTATTCTCTAAATATATCTGTCCATTTAAATATGTTTGTACAActtgaatttctatttttttttttttcatttcagatAACAATTATCCAGGCAAAGTTCCAGTAATCGCACCTTGTCGTTTTACTGGATCTGAAATTCGTGTTAGAGACGACTCCTTACCATTAGCTCATATCGCTATTGCCGTTGAAGGTGCTGGTTGGACTGATCCAGATACTTTAACATTAATGGTAGCATCAACTCTACTTGGTGCTTGGGATAGATCTCAAGCATCAGCCAAACAGAATGCTACAAATTTAGCTAGGGCTAGTGGTGAAGGTGATTTATGCCATTCCTACCAAAGTTTTAATACTTGCTACAAGGTTAGTATGATCATATACTAAATACCATATTGcataatttgaaatacaaaCTCAACTTCTATTCATATGACATAACAGAACATTAAATCAATGGTTAAAAATAACGAAGTAGCAGGAACAGATACAATAActgtcaaattaataaaacaaggGGAGAAAGAATATATAATACAAAgttaataagaagaaaatatcaatagaaTAGTTAACAGGACAGAAAGTgtcaataccaaaaaaaaagacaaaaagtagcagaagaatttgaaatagaaaaagatGGCGAGAAGGCTAGAACAtttaacttgataaaataaaattcaaaaggAAAAGGATTTGAATTAAACTGAATAAAACCAGTTATTTTGCCCTTCATTCAATCATGTGTGTTATTTACaatgatattttcattagttttattcaaaatttggcAAAGTTCTCCTCAAAGTATTTTGTATTCATAGCTTATTTAGAAAGATTTGGTATTGTTACgaaattgaacttttttattcaaatagaatCAATATAGAAAAATACTATGGGAGATTTTCTTTTAAGGATACTGGTTTATGGGGTGTGTATTTCGTCTCAGATCCTATGAAAATAGAAGATATGGTTTTCAATATTCAACAGGAATTTATGAGATTGTGTACTTCAGTAACTGAGAACGAAGTCGAACGAGCCAAAGCTCTACTCACTGCCAATACACTTCTACAACTTGATACTACAAGTGCTGTTTGTGAAGACATTGGTAAGCTTTTATTTCCAATTacacaataatttcaattgatataataatttttttactttttcacaattttagtttagataaatattttatgttaacaaataatttatctttattttccaACCATACAAATCTAAAAGTAGATATTTCTGATCTAAACACACTATTTattaccactataccaacactcatgATTTGAGCCacgttttgataaaaaaactgtttagacAATAACTTTTCTCAGAGAATAAAATTGTGATTATATGTTAATAGACAGAAACTCAATCTGGAATCCAAGTCTTAATTTTACCCCTACGATAATGTGATCATTGAAATAATacattgtttataattttctttgcaTAAGgagatattattactattttctgTAGTAATGGAATACCCCgctttttattacaattttaaaatatatgatgaatttcaatataattttatgtaaaatatcaaatgtCGTAAGaggttttagtttttttttagcTATCTTGAGGTGCTTACAACATATATCAGTATTAAACGATTTTTGTAGAAACTAAAATTTCCGtattaatatttgacattcCAGCATTCAGGATTTAGTGAAGAAGATTACAATTACATTTAGATACACCAATACCTACTCATTATACTCTCCTTTGCAATTACAAAACACAttagaaaagtataaaaaagtCAATTCATCGTAGATAATAAGAGTTACACTCTTGGCATCCTTTAGACAATCCCTTAGTAGATgcagaaaaaaactaaaaaaaataattatggcCTGTATTCATTTTCATCAGTTTAAAATGTAAAAGCAAGTGACCGTCAATGAGGAATGATGTTTGCAGATTCATATTAAtcgaaattgagaaaattaaacattttttataaaaagtcaTTGGGCGAATTAGgcaaaattaatggaaaatgtgATGCTAAATCTcaaattatttgcaaatattGTTTGTTAACAGACACTCCAGCATTTACTTTTTGTCGAATTTTCGAAAAAGCATAAATAGTATCTTATCACAACACAGACATTTTGGTTTTCCAACTGTCTGCAAAACCGTTTAGTTTAGATATATGGTTGTAACTAATAAACTCCCCAATTTTGGGGGGTTCTGAGAAAAATGGGCTACAGTCGACTCTCGTGAATTCGAAACTCGAAGGACTCTTAAAATGTTTAACGAATTATTGAgtgtttgatattttcaaatggttcaaaatgtaatagaaaataaataaaacttcgaATTATTCAGTGTTGACATTTTTCATCTTTAAAAGTAAGCGTCTTCTCCGGTAAACAGTTGAAAAATAGGCCAGTTtcattagtattaaaaatatctaggGCATCATTGTTTTCAATCAAGGTGTTTAATTTACCGTACCAATCTAAGCACACTGCATCATCAACACTTCCACTTTCcccacaaacttttttttaacaactccatttctctttttaaaatttgtaagcCACTCTTCACTTGAAGTTTTTGATGCTTAGAGCAGACGCGAACTCTTTGCTTTGTCCTTCAACAAGTTTCCACTAATACACTTTTTGACCTTTACACTGTCTTAGCCAAATGACCAGGCTCTCTTCCAGACAAGGAAATTCACCTTTAGTAGCTCTTTTCTGTACTCCAGCAGTTTGAGCAGCTTTAATTTTCACCTTGTGCTTTTTTATGGTTGAGAGAATACTCAGAGGAATGTTGATTGTCAAACATTTATACTTTCTATGGCTCATAATTAagacaaactttttatttgtatacCAACAAAAGTGTAACAGTAACTGAATGATAACTAAACAAACCCTTTCGTGAAGGGTGTGTCAAATAGTCAAACTATCGTAACAAAAACAAAGGCTCGTGTACGTCTATACAAGTTTGAACTTGTCGCAAAATGTACTTACAATCTTTCCGCCTCTTTCTCTCTGCAAATTTGAATTGTCTAATGTTGGACGCCAATGAGTTCGAATTAACGCGTCATTTTGTTATATAgcaatgattttttcattcgATTCACCAAGTGcataaaaatgtattgattcAGTTTGAAATATAAAGAGATTTTGTAGGGAACTAATGATAACTTTGAATTATAGAGAGGTTCGAATTATCGTAGGTTTGAATTAACGAGAGTCGACTGTATTTAAAAAAGTGAGctataaaattttggaaataggCGAATTTGGTACCAATTATGATTTAGAAAGCTTCCGACGAGATTACTCagacaaattataaaaatttttcatcttctgtctttctaaaaatattttttgtgaaggGTACcatttgtcaaaatattgaaaaaccaatTCAAATACTGAATATTGGATCCCTTTAGACATTTAATGTTTCATTGGTTAAATAATGGAATCCATCCTAGAGACTAAATGTGCAATAAAAAAAAGGCAGTGCTACCGAATGTTATAGACAACTGTTTTAACTGAAATGAACTGGTAAACTCATAAAATTTCAGAAAGATATTAGCAGTTCACCATATACAGTCTAATATGTTATTAATAAAGTACAGATGAATAATCCAATCAAGTCACCTCATTCAAGCCGGTCAAAAGTGTGATAATATATGATAGTTAAAGCACAATCTTTATTTGAACATTTACCTTATAACATCCCAAAATAAgagattaaaattttgttatttcaggTCGTCAATTACTCTGTTATGGCAGAAGACTTCCACCTCATGAATTAGCTCATCGTATCAACAGTATAACGGCACAAAATGTCAAAGATGTTTGTTATAAATACATTTACGATAGATGTCCAGCAGTAGCAGGTGTAGGACCTGTAGAACAATTACCCGATTACAACGTTATTAGATCACAAATGTACTGGCTCAGAGtttagatttgaaattttataacaaacaagaatattgatatttttgaagtaTTATAATGAAGTTGTGTTTTCTACGTTTTGCATATCTCATAGCTTGATCacataaaaaatgcttttattaTAGATGTTCAAAATATATCTGATTAAAAGCTGAATTTGTTTAAATCATAGATACAACACATAGCACATTTAAATTTCTAATGCCTCTCTCTAattcttgataaaacaaaatGCACATAATCTTGGATCTGCAGAACTCTATTCTTTCTCAACTTGTTACAATACATTGAAACCTCAAAATGTCATCAAAAATACTGAGCTGTGAAAAACATTCTTCTACATTGAAATTCTCTGGTATTCTATGTtaagttgataaaaaacaaaatcgcTTCATGTTTGTCGATTATTCTTGTTTGACTCTGACCATTTCTCTTcttattaattgataattttcaatattttcagtatGTATGAAACATCAACttgtaatatattaatttatagaatatattgtttaattctatgttaagaaaattgtttcatatttatttaaatacatattaAGGTTTTGTTTATTGCTTTTATTCTTCATCATCATAAGTAAATCTGCTACTTTTATAGATTCTTATACTATTTATTGGGTGACCAAGGTTCATTCACGGGAAccggatgtttttgaagtggGTTGTACACGGGCGCTCATGGTGGTAGGGGCACGTGACTGGTATCTAGCGTTTCCTTTGTTCGTAGCATTTACATTTCAGTCATTGAGATAGAGCCGTGGAGGCTAAACCAACGCTTGTACGCTTATATGACAGTTTTGTGCGAAATGACGAATCTGTAACTGTTGTTCAGCGAGATTTACGCAGTcagttaataataatagttaataTCCATTGTAATGCACGCGTCTCTTCTCGTAACACAATATTGAGACGGGTAAACCATCTTCGAACAAGCTAGCACTCCGGAGAACATTGAACGAGTAAGGGAAGCCTTTGTCAGAAGCCTACGCCACTCTATTCAGAGGCATTCAGCAGCACTTCAAATGAGCACAAGTACGGTAAGACGAATTCTGCGTACAGACCTAAATTTCCATCCTTACAAGATAACCGTCGTGCAGCAAAATTCTCAGCAGCGATTACAATTTTGTCAAGTGCTtaccatttttgaagaaaatgaaaatttgatattattcatGAGTCGTGTGTACAACAATAAACTTCGGACTTTGGAGGACCTAATGATCGCAATTCGTCGACACGACACCCAGATTGATGTAGACATGTTGCAAAGAATTGAGGCCAGTTTCTGTTGAAGGCTACAACAATGTACAAATGGACATCACTTACTGAACATAATTTTTCGTGAGTAAGTAACAAATGATATGATTCAATAAGTGTTTCTGTACcaataaatcttttttaaagtaaacatttaattttttatcattattttaaaaacatccgGCTCCCATGAATCTCCCTGTATAATACAAAAGtaccaaaaaattcaatatgctGAAACTATTTATTTACCATGTAGTTTTGACAAAACCAGAACAGTAGAGCActacattattttgaaacattaacATAAAAAGTATTggcaatattcattttttcaggTTACAGAGGTACATTTgaggttttatttttatcagttttaataataaaggtGGTATCCACCTTTGGCAATGTACGTAACTATGTTGATAATAGCTTCAAATTATGTTTGAAGTCAATAAAAATCTTTAGACAAGCAGAATAAACCAAATTCATTTCTTCTTATGCATACTTTTGAGTAATTCCATGAGATGGAACGACATTGCGATTGCATTTTTCAAacagcatattttttttatctgatgaataaattttaaaaaaatagttaaagtcGAAAATTTACAGTGTGCTGATTTCTATGTAGGCaagtatattataataaaattatttaccttATGTTTACCCGTTTTAAtatcataatttatcatttGAGCTTTTAAAACCAAGAAAGAATGTCTACAAACCGCGATTTTTTCTTCAgtcttttaaaaatagaaaactcacctagttttattagatttaaagTAATTCTGCTAATATAGTTAATTTTGCCCTCTGTTTAAAACACACCCACTGGTTAAATAACTTAAATCACAactttggaaaaactatttatcaACATACATACAATCACAtctttggaaaaactatttattaacataaaatataaataaataaagtgctttcaaattatttgactACCGTTCTCGTTGGATATTACTATTATATCTGGCCCTGTATGCCAGTTTATTCTCTCTTAAATACTGATTCTATTATATACAAaggttataattaattatatttatggtcgtcACGTCACATTAAGAAAATAAGTAATTTGGTAAGTTAATGGGAAGGGACACATTGAACGGCTTAAGTACGACATTGTGGACGGTCAGTCTTCAATAAATCTTAC
This genomic interval from Diorhabda sublineata isolate icDioSubl1.1 chromosome 7, icDioSubl1.1, whole genome shotgun sequence contains the following:
- the LOC130447075 gene encoding mitochondrial-processing peptidase subunit beta, which produces MASILKFSRSFAKLPKYENVLNAYSKNIIRGAASQPESQTVVLNVPPTKVSTLPNGIRVATEDWGSQTATVGVWIDAGSRYEDDKNNGVAHFMEHMAFKGTSKRSQSQLEIEIEDLGAQLNAYTSREQTVYYSKCLSKDVPKAIEILADIIQNAKLGESEIERERGVILREMQEVESNLQEVVFDHLHATAYQGTPLANTILGPTANIRTINATDLRNYLDNHYKASRIVVAGAGGVSHQDLLQLAEASFGSLNNNYPGKVPVIAPCRFTGSEIRVRDDSLPLAHIAIAVEGAGWTDPDTLTLMVASTLLGAWDRSQASAKQNATNLARASGEGDLCHSYQSFNTCYKDTGLWGVYFVSDPMKIEDMVFNIQQEFMRLCTSVTENEVERAKALLTANTLLQLDTTSAVCEDIGRQLLCYGRRLPPHELAHRINSITAQNVKDVCYKYIYDRCPAVAGVGPVEQLPDYNVIRSQMYWLRV